One genomic window of Equus caballus isolate H_3958 breed thoroughbred chromosome 6, TB-T2T, whole genome shotgun sequence includes the following:
- the AVPR1A gene encoding vasopressin V1a receptor: MDSMRFSGGPGAGSTGNSSRWWPLAAGGANASRESEALGEEGGQQRDLRNEELAKVEIALLAVTFVVAVLGNSCVLLALHRTPRKTSRMHLFIRHLSLADLAVAFFQVLPQLCWDITYRFRGPDGLCRVVKHLQVFGMFASAYMLVVMTADRYIAVCHPLKTLQQPTRRSRLMIAAAWVLSFVLSTPQYLVFSMVEVSNVTKAYDCWATFIQPWGPRAYVTWMTASIFVAPVVILGTCYGFICYHIWRNVRGKTASRQDKGAERAGGAFRNGLLLEPCVSSVKTISRAKIRTVKMTFVIVTAYIVCWMPFFIVQMWSVWDVKFHWIESENPATTITALLASLNSCCNPWIYMFFSGHLLQDCVQSFPCCQNMKQTFSKEDSDSTSRRQTSYTNNRSPTNSTGPWKDSPKSSKIIRFIPVST, from the exons ATGGACAGCATGCGTTTCTCCGGAGGCCCTGGCGCCGGGTCCACGGGCAACTCAAGCCGCTGGTGGCCTCTGGCCGCCGGCGGTGCCAACGCCAGCCGCGAATCGGAGGCGCTCGGGGAAGAAGGCGGCCAGCAGAGGGACTTGCGCAACGAGGAGCTGGCCAAGGTGGAGATCGCCCTGCTGGCCGTGACTTTCGTGGTGGCCGTACTGGGTAACAGCTGCGTGTTGCTGGCACTGCATCGCACGCCTCGCAAGACGTCCCGCATGCACCTCTTCATccgccacctcagcctggccgaCCTGGCCGTCGCTTTCTTCCAGGTGCTGCCGCAGCTGTGCTGGGACATCACCTACCGTTTCCGCGGCCCCGACGGGCTGTGCCGCGTGGTGAAGCACCTGCAGGTGTTCGGCATGTTCGCCTCGGCTTACATGCTGGTGGTCATGACCGCCGACCGCTACATCGCCGTGTGCCACCCGCTCAAGACGCTGCAGCAGCCGACGCGCCGCTCGCGCCTCATGATCGCGGCCGCCTGGGTGCTGAGCTTCGTGCTGAGCACGCCGCAGTACCTCGTCTTCTCCATGGTCGAGGTGAGCAACGTCACCAAGGCCTACGACTGCTGGGCCACCTTCATCCAGCCCTGGGGACCCCGCGCCTACGTGACTTGGATGACAGCCAGCATCTTCGTGGCGCCCGTGGTCATCCTGGGCACCTGCTACGGCTTCATCTGCTACCACATCTGGCGCAACGTCCGCGGGAAGACGGCGTCGCGCCAGGACAAGGGCGCCGAGCGCGCGGGCGGCGCCTTCCGCAATGGGCTCCTGCTCGAGCCCTGTGTCAGCAGCGTGAAGACCATCTCCCGAGCCAAGATCCGCACCGTGAAGATGACTTTCGTGATTGTGACCGCTTACATCGTTTGCTGGATGCCCTTCTTCATCGTCCAGATGTGGTCTGTCTGGGATGTGAAGTTCCACTGGATCG AGTCGGAAAACCCTGCCACCACCATCACGGCCTTGCTGGCTTCCTTGAATAGTTGCTGCAATCCCTGGATATACATGTTTTTTAGCGGTCATCTCCTGCAGGACTGTGTCCAAAGCTTCCCATGCTGCCAAAACATGAAGCAAACGTTCAGCAAAGAAGATTCAGACAGTACGAGCAGAAGGCAGACTTCTTACACTAACAACCGAAGCCCGACAAACAGCACAGGTCCGTGGAAGGACTCTCCTAAATCTTCCAAGATCATCAGATTCATTCCAGTTTCAACCTGA